The Vicinamibacteria bacterium genome window below encodes:
- the nuoK gene encoding NADH-quinone oxidoreductase subunit NuoK, whose product MIPLEHYLIVAAALFSLGLFGLLTRKNAINVLMSIELIFNSANINLVAFSRFVSGDTAGQVFALFVIVIAACEAAVALAIVMSLYRILKSVSLDEASVLKG is encoded by the coding sequence GTGATTCCGCTCGAGCACTACCTCATCGTTGCCGCGGCCTTGTTCTCCCTGGGACTGTTCGGCCTTCTCACGCGGAAGAACGCCATCAACGTCTTGATGTCGATCGAGCTGATATTCAACTCGGCGAACATCAACCTCGTTGCGTTCTCGCGTTTCGTGTCGGGGGACACGGCGGGCCAGGTCTTTGCCCTGTTCGTCATCGTCATCGCCGCTTGCGAAGCGGCGGTGGCCCTCGCCATCGTCATGTCTCTCTACCGAATTCTGAAGAGCGTCAGTCTCGACGAAGCCTCGGTATTGAAAGGATAG
- a CDS encoding NADH-quinone oxidoreductase subunit J, producing MDAPTVIFWLFAALMIGSAVVVVHGKNLVHSAFALLATFFSVAVFYALLGADFLAGAQVLIYVGGIVTLLVFGVMLTNRIYNVNLRTGTFQVLPAALVSLGVFVTLFLVVRRTPWREVSLIEEGPTTGRIGQSLMTDYVLAFEIASVLLLVALLGAAMLVRRRSDL from the coding sequence ATGGATGCCCCAACCGTCATTTTCTGGCTCTTCGCCGCGTTGATGATCGGATCCGCCGTCGTGGTGGTGCACGGAAAGAACCTCGTTCACTCCGCCTTCGCGCTTCTGGCGACTTTCTTCAGTGTGGCCGTTTTCTACGCGCTCTTGGGCGCCGACTTTCTCGCCGGGGCTCAGGTTCTCATCTACGTCGGAGGGATTGTCACACTCCTCGTATTCGGCGTGATGCTCACCAACCGTATCTATAACGTGAATCTGCGCACCGGTACGTTTCAAGTACTGCCGGCCGCGCTGGTATCGTTGGGCGTGTTCGTGACCCTCTTTCTCGTCGTTCGCAGAACTCCCTGGCGAGAGGTTTCCCTAATCGAGGAAGGTCCCACGACCGGTCGAATCGGCCAGTCGCTGATGACCGACTACGTTCTGGCCTTCGAGATCGCCTCGGTTCTCCTGCTGGTCGCGCTACTTGGAGCGGCGATGCTCGTTCGACGGAGGTCCGACCTGTGA